A genomic segment from Gemmatimonadota bacterium encodes:
- a CDS encoding citrate synthase, producing the protein MTTPGTTQSTDKTAGDLSITDKRTNKNYDLSIKDGAIRAADLRQIKTADRDDVGLLSYDPAFMNTASCRSSITYIDGDKGILRYRGYPIEQLAEKASFLEVAWLLRHGELPNQKEYDGFVHDITYHTYVHENIRNFLQGFRYDAHPMSMLQSSVAALSSFYPEARNIFDPEQRNIAVIRLLAKTPTIAAFSYRHSKGLPVVYPDNSLSYVENFLSMINRMTEPRYEANPTFVRALEILFILHADHEQNCSTSSVRMVGSSHVDPFSAMSAGVAALFGPLHGGANEQVLRMIEEIGTIQNVPAFIETVKSGSGKLMGFGHRVYKSYDPRAKIVKQLADSVFKITGVDRGLEIALELERIALQDDYFVSRKLYPNVDFYTGLIYRSMGFPTEFFTVLFAIARMAGWLSQWEEMLLDKEQKIARPRQIFTGHGERKFEQTINVGIK; encoded by the coding sequence ACCGACAAGCGGACCAACAAGAACTACGACCTTTCGATCAAGGACGGCGCGATCAGAGCCGCCGATCTGCGACAGATAAAGACCGCCGATCGTGACGACGTTGGTCTCCTATCGTACGATCCGGCGTTCATGAACACTGCCTCGTGTCGCAGCTCGATCACCTACATCGACGGCGACAAGGGAATCCTGCGCTATCGCGGATACCCGATCGAGCAGCTGGCCGAGAAGGCGTCGTTTCTCGAGGTAGCGTGGCTGCTGCGTCACGGAGAGTTGCCCAATCAGAAGGAGTACGACGGTTTCGTGCACGACATCACGTACCACACGTACGTGCACGAGAACATCCGCAACTTCCTGCAGGGCTTCAGGTACGACGCGCATCCGATGTCGATGCTGCAGAGTTCCGTCGCGGCGCTGTCGTCATTCTATCCTGAAGCGCGCAACATCTTCGATCCCGAGCAGCGCAACATCGCCGTGATCCGGCTGCTGGCCAAGACGCCGACGATCGCGGCTTTTTCGTATCGTCACTCCAAGGGTCTGCCGGTCGTATATCCCGACAACTCGCTGTCGTACGTCGAGAACTTCCTGTCGATGATCAACAGGATGACGGAGCCGCGCTACGAGGCGAATCCGACCTTCGTTCGCGCTCTGGAGATTCTGTTCATCCTGCACGCCGATCACGAGCAGAACTGCTCGACCAGCTCGGTGCGCATGGTGGGCTCGTCGCACGTGGATCCATTCTCTGCGATGTCCGCCGGCGTCGCGGCTCTGTTCGGCCCGCTGCATGGTGGCGCGAACGAGCAGGTGCTGCGCATGATCGAGGAGATCGGCACCATTCAGAACGTGCCGGCATTCATCGAGACGGTGAAGAGTGGCAGCGGCAAGCTGATGGGCTTCGGCCACCGCGTGTACAAGAGCTACGATCCGCGTGCCAAGATCGTGAAGCAGCTGGCGGACAGCGTGTTCAAGATCACCGGCGTCGATCGCGGCCTCGAGATCGCGCTGGAGCTGGAGCGCATCGCGCTGCAGGACGATTACTTCGTCTCGCGCAAGCTGTACCCGAACGTCGATTTCTACACAGGTCTCATCTATCGCTCGATGGGCTTCCCGACGGAATTCTTCACCGTGCTGTTCGCGATCGCGCGCATGGCGGGGTGGCTGTCGCAGTGGGAGGAGATGTTGCTGGACAAGGAGCAGAAGATTGCCCGTCCGCGCCAGATCTTTACCGGGCATGGCGAGCGCAAGTTCGAGCAGACCATCAACGTCGGT